In one Drosophila albomicans strain 15112-1751.03 chromosome X, ASM965048v2, whole genome shotgun sequence genomic region, the following are encoded:
- the LOC117577859 gene encoding estradiol 17-beta-dehydrogenase 8 isoform X2, giving the protein MASGLLAGKVAFVTGAGSGIGRATCRILARDGAQVIAADRNLQAAQETASQLGGADRAAALEVDVSSLTSVKNAVTAALAKFKQAPSIVINSAGITRDGYLLKMPEHDYDDVYSVNLKGTFMVTQQFAKAMIDQQLKDCSIVNMSSIVARMNNIGQANYAATKAGVISFTEVASKEFGKFGIRVNCILPGYIDTPMVAVVPDSIKQQVVQRCPLGRLGQPEEIAEVIAFLASQKSAYVNGAAIEVTGGLK; this is encoded by the exons ATGGCAAGTGGATTACTCGCTGGCAAGGTGGCATTTGTAACAG GTGCCGGCTCGGGCATTGGTCGTGCCACCTGTCGCATTCTGGCACGTGATGGCGCTCAGGTGATTGCTGCCGATCGCAATCTGCAGGCAGCACAAGAGACAGCCTCGCAGTTGGGCGGCGCCGATCGTGCGGCTGCCCTTGAAGTGGACGTCTCATCGCTGACAAGTGTAAAGAATGCGGTGACCGCAGCGTTGGCGAAATTCAAGCAGGCGCCGAGCATTGTGATCAATTCGGCGGGCATCACCCGCGATGGGTATTTGCTGAAGATGCCGGAGCACGACTACGACGATGTGTACAGTGTGAATCTGAAGGGAACGTTTATGGTGACGCAACAGTTTGCCAAGGCAATGATCGATCAACAGCTGAAAGACTGCAGCATTGTGAACATGTCCAGCATTGTGGCACGCATGAACAACATTGGGCAGGCGAACTATGCGGCCACCAAGGCGGGCGTCATCTCTTTCACTGAGGTGGCCTCCAAGGAGTTTGGCAAGTTTGGCATTCGTGTCAATTGCATCCTCCCCGGCTACATTGACACGCCCATGGTGGCCGTGGTGCCCGACAGCATTAAGCAACAGGTGGTGCAACGCTGTCCGCTTGGCCGCTTGGGTCAGCCCGAGGAGATCGCCGAGGTGATCGCTTTCCTTGCCTCCCAGAAATCGGCCTATGTCAATGGCGCGGCCATCGAAGTCACCGGCGGCCTCAAATA
- the LOC117578046 gene encoding uncharacterized protein LOC117578046 produces MKLFTLLFVALALFALIDARHVSGHRSRSHRYQQQQQRALVAKPHVQQSRVFPGAVAIKKLVLLKFKKIVPISLILLKSKNDNEAELVPVYPTDQIPENVQFIPTPNGISGHKDVQAIAIPSELHDQLQINGLSNIENIEALLQASSISGGDGVEGDENAASVGNAIVVPQLEDEPLQQNENDDTQLLEGGAAPAPVPIAASTRRLSAGELVRSGVRNSAQLQQTSVEEIPLLLYSATDDAAPGQEVFGERRFVAATPARRRHHQQFYH; encoded by the exons atgaaattgttcaCTCTGCTGTTTGTCGCCCTCGCGCTGTTCGCCCTCATCGATG CTCGTCATGTGTCCGGCCATCGTTCCAGGAGTCATCGctaccagcaacagcaacagcgtgCTCTCGTGGCTAAGCCACATGTGCAACAGAGTCGCGTCTTTCCCGGTGCTGTGGCCATCAAGAAACTGGTGCTGCTGAAGTTCAAGAAGATCGTGCCGATCTCGCTGATTCTGCTCAAGTCGAAGAACGACAACGAAGCCGAACTGGTGCCCGTCTATCCCACAGATCAGATACCCGAGAACGTGCAATTCATTCCCACACCCAACGGCATCTCTGGCCACAAGGATGTCCAGGCGATCGCCATTCCCAGCGAACTGCACGATCAGCTGCAGATCAATGGGCTCTCGAACATTGAGAACATCGAGGCACTGCTGCAGGCCAGCTCGATCAGCGGCGGCGATGGCGTCGAGGGTGATGAGAATGCGGCCAGTGTTGGCAATGCGATTGTTGTGCCCCAGCTCGAGGATGAGCCACTGCAGCAGAACGAGAACGATGACACTCAGCTGCTAGAAGGTGGcgcagctccagctccagttccaATTGCTGCCTCCACGCGTCGTCTCTCCGCTGGCGAGCTGGTGCGTTCCGGTGTCCGCAACTCtgcgcagctgcagcagacGAGCGTTGAGGAGATTCCCCTCCTGCTCTACTCGGCCACAGATGACGCTGCCCCAGGCCAAGAGGTGTTTGGTGAGCGTCGCTTTGTGGCTGCCACGCCAGCGCGTCGTCGCCACCATCAGCAATTCTACCACTAA
- the LOC127565453 gene encoding putative uncharacterized protein DDB_G0285119 — protein MRFLACAVLLLSAAVLANAAVGRNEEQEAGAQQRYRVFKKNEVANGNVEGRSLTNLLSLKGCSNQSSSPTTTTTTITGTPTTTTGTSVTTTTPSVTTSPTSTSSNRSSARDLNNIDDDESDDDEENDDELDGLYQNDNQHDIVIYDAASFGASHRGYNRPNSNRNSNNNNNAADSTRQVDYELLRRQEEQNKLLRQRITYLRRQNVQNRRRAQRNRRAERRRQQQRRRQLIRKNRSNNRRRISRRNRRNNRRRNNRRRN, from the exons ATGAGATTCTTGGCTTGTGCAGTGCTGTTGCTTTCAGCAGCAGTTTTGGCTAATGCAGCAG TTGGACGCAACGAGGAGCAGGAGGCGGGCGCCCAGCAAAGGTACCGAGTGTTCAAGAAAAACGAAGTGGCAAACGGCAATGTTGAGGGTCGATCCCTCACAAATCTGTTGTCCCTCAAGGGCTGCTCAAATCAATCATCATCAcccaccaccaccacaacaaccatTACGGGAACACCGACCACAACAACGGGAACTTcggtcacaacaacaacaccatcaGTAACTACTTCTCCTACTTCTACCTCATCCAACCGCTCATCGGCTCGTGATCTGAATAACATCGATGACGACGAGtccgatgacgatgaggagaACGATGATGAGCTCGATGGCCTCTATCAGAATGACAACCAGCACGATATCGTTATCTATGATGCCGCCAGCTTCGGTGCCAGCCATCGTGGTTACAATCGCCccaacagcaaccgcaacagcaacaacaacaacaacgccgcCGATAGCACCAGACAGGTGGACTACGAGCTTCTGCGTCGCCAGGAGGAGCAGAACAAACTGTTGCGTCAACGCATCACATATCTGCGCCGCCAGAACGTCCAGAACCGTCGTCGTGCCCAGCGCAATCGTCGTGCCGAGCGTCGTCGCCAGCAGCAGAGACGTCGCCAATTGATCCGCAAGAATCGCAGCAACAACCGTCGTCGCATCAGTCGCCGCAATCGCCGCAACAACCGTCGTCGCAACAACCGTCGCCGCAACTAG
- the LOC117577859 gene encoding estradiol 17-beta-dehydrogenase 8 isoform X1, producing MASGLLAGKVAFVTGAGSGIGRATCRILARDGAQVIAADRNLQAAQETASQLGGADRAAALEVDVSSLTSVKNAVTAALAKFKQAPSIVINSAGITRDGYLLKMPEHDYDDVYSVNLKGTFMVTQQFAKAMIDQQLKDCSIVNMSSIVARMNNIGQANYAATKAGVISFTEVASKEFGKFGIRVNCILPGYIDTPMVAVVPDSIKQQVVQRCPLGRLGQPEEIAEVIAFLASQKSAYVNGAAIEVTGGLK from the exons ATGGCAAGTGGATTACTCGCTGGCAAGGTGGCATTTGTAACAG GTGCCGGCTCGGGCATTGGTCGTGCCACCTGTCGCATTCTGGCACGTGATGGCGCTCAGGTGATTGCTGCCGATCGCAATCTGCAGGCAGCACAAGAGACAGCCTCGCAGTTGGGCGGCGCCGATCGTGCGGCTGCCCTTGAAGTGGACGTCTCATCGCTGACAAGTGTAAAGAATGCGGTGACCGCAGCGTTGGCGAAATTCAAGCAGGCGCCGAGCATTGTGATCAATTCGGCGGGCATCACCCGCGATGGGTATTTGCTGAAGATGCCGGAGCACGACTACGACGATGTGTACAGTGTGAATCTGAAGGGAACGTTTATGGTGACGCAACAGTTTGCCAAGGCAATGATCGATCAACAGCTGAAAGACTGCAGCATTGTGAACATGTCCAGCATTGTGGCACGCATGAACAACATTGGGCAGGCGAACTATGCGGCCACCAAGGCGGGCGTCATCTCTTTCACTGAGGTGGCCTCCAAGGAGTTTGGCAAGTTTGGCATTCGTGTCAATTGCATCCTCCCCGGCTACATTGACACGCCCATGGTGGCCGTGGTGCCCGACAGCATTAAGCAACAGGTGGTGCAACGCTGTCCGCTTGGCCGCTTGGGTCAGCCCGAGGAGATCGCCGAGGTGATCGCTTTCCTTGCCTCCCAGAAATCGGCCTATGTCAATGGCGCGGCCATCGAAGTCACCGGCGGCCTCAAATAG
- the LOC117567703 gene encoding probable serine/threonine-protein kinase irlA — protein sequence MHMLKSLLIVACLAAVALQVNAKPQQGKRSGQYQVLKRYEQEDVELPAEGRISPTKLAAIISALSGNSSGSGSGTSSPTTTTSTISPTPSTTTGTSITTTTPSATTPTTTTPTARNVNDIDDNEDDDDDQEYDLQYNDNNDYHGYAAAAGAASKRSQEDALTRQRRQFRRQQKIQRQRQRKNAQRRRRQRKQQQQRRRQRKQQQQRRRNRIQNIRRINRFRKNANRNRSPNRRVNRIMV from the exons ATGCATATGCTCAAGAGTTTACTCATCGTTGCCTGCCTGGCAGCCGTTGCACTGCAGGTGAATG CCAAGCCACAGCAGGGCAAGCGATCGGGCCAGTATCAGGTGCTGAAACGTTATGAGCAGGAGGATGTTGAGCTGCCCGCCGAGGGACGCATCAGTCCCACCAAGTTGGCTGCTATCATCAGCGCCTtgagtggcaacagcagcggctcCGGCTCCGGCACCAGctcgccaacaacaacaacttccaCCATCTCCCCTACGCCAAGCACCACGACTGGTACTTCCATAACGACCACAACACCATCGGCAACCACGCCAACTACTACAACGCCAACTGCTCGCAATGTCAACGATATCGATGACAATgaggacgacgatgatgatcaGGAATATGATCTGCAGTACAATGATAACAACGATTACCACGGTTATGCCGCCGCCGCCGGTGCCGCCAGCAAGCGCAGCCAGGAAGATGCTCTTACTCGCCAGCGTCGCCAGTTCAGACGCCAACAAAAGATCCAGCGTCAACGTCAGCGCAAGAATGCccagcgtcgtcgtcgccagcgcaagcagcagcagcagcgtcgccGTCAgcgcaagcagcagcagcagcgtcgtcGCAACCGCATCCAGAACATCCGTCGCATCAACCGCTTCCGCAAGAACGCCAACAGGAACAGGTCTCCCAACCGTCGCGTCAACCGCATTATGGTCTAA
- the LOC117567654 gene encoding histone-lysine N-methyltransferase SETD1B, whose amino-acid sequence MSKLSALFVLSCLLAFALAVPEPRQLRQQQQQLRQQLQHLQHPYLFLSVPRGRANAGAVVQGFEIVEENEDDIDHLGNDDDDDEDDDAAVQHDDDEDEHEAHLQRGLSLARNGQLVLLKNDAEQDDDDDDEQDDDEQDNAAPQLPLPTQMMVARDQAGAIMVPDGIVEIEGQSIVDEKTGKAALLVPRAALDAIPDGAVVALMERSSATDALAAVGEERANRVIVRRRKNAGRRNVVRRRRGGRRPVQRRRRGGQRRRGGNNRRRNVRVVRPNGNRRRGNVQRRRGGQVMFQG is encoded by the exons ATGTCCAAGCTCAGCGCTTTATTCGTGCTCAGCTGCCTGCTGGCCTTTGCCTTGGCTGTGCCGG AGCCACGCCAGCtgcgtcaacagcagcaacagctgcgtCAGCAATTGCAGCACTTGCAACATCCGTATCTCTTCTTGAGCGTGCCACGTGGACGCGCCAATGCTGGCGCCGTAGTTCAAGGCTTTGAGATTGTCGAAGAGAACGAAGATGACATCGACCATCTTGGcaacgatgatgacgatgacgaagaCGATGACGCTGCTGTGCAGcatgacgatgatgaggacGAACACGAAGCGCACTTGCAACGTGGCTTGAGCTTGGCACGCAATGGTCAACTGGTGCTGCTTAAGAACGACGCCGAACaggacgatgacgacgatgacgaacAGGACGATGACGAACAGGACAACGCTGCCCCACAGCTGCCTTTG CCCACGCAAATGATGGTGGCCAGAGATCAGGCCGGTGCCATCATGGTGCCCGATGGCATCGTCGAGATCGAGGGTCAGAGCATTGTCGATGAGAAGACGGGCAAGGCAGCGTTGCTCGTGCCACGTGCCGCACTCGATGCCATTCCCGATGGCGCCGTTGTGGCGCTCATGGAGCGCAGCAGCGCCACCGATGCTTTGGCCGCCGTCGGCGAGGAGCGCGCCAATCGTGTGATTGTGCGTCGCCGCAAGAACGCCGGCCGTCGCAACGTTGTCCGTCGTCGTCGCGGCGGTCGCCGTCCGGTGCAGCGTCGTCGCCGTGGCGGACAGCGTCGTCGTGGTGGCAACAACAGGCGTCGCAATGTCCGTGTCGTGCGTCCCAATGGCAATCGCAGACGCGGCAACGTCCAGCGTCGTCGCGGTGGTCAGGTCATGTTCCAGGGTTAA
- the LOC117567708 gene encoding uncharacterized protein LOC117567708 — protein MKSPLSFAHLLLVGSLLVSLTLAERPSHVLKVRRSGYINEPSAALARSNDAAAAAAFELAGDQDKLSVVPAGASAAAAAGAAGSVGAANGGNNKKDASSGRLFLKKFLMFKNMFGSSSQPVIPIIITNPGTSSATPTSPTVTVTSTGTLPSATGTITATPSSPTSTTPTSPTSTSTARQYGADDQDDELANDDGADDGSDGAAAGGIAMAANAELLDEQAMQAALAAGAQEYEVFTNGDQADESKASQSNRINLRRKGGRRGQGQMLSVRIPPRYRRYFKNGQKVMLNTKSRPNKRRVVRKRVQNKNKRINNRRRGGKNKNKKGKGKGKNKNKNKRTRIPVA, from the coding sequence ATGAAGTCTCCACTATCCTTCGCTCATCTGCTGCTCGTCGGCAGCCTGCTTGTCAGCCTAACGCTCGCTGAACGGCCATCGCATGTGCTCAAGGTGCGTCGCAGTGGCTACATCAATGAGCCCTCTGCTGCCCTGGCACGCTCCaatgatgctgctgccgctgccgccttCGAGTTGGCCGGAGATCAGGATAAACTGAGCGTGGTGCCAGCTGGTGCttcagccgctgctgctgcaggtgCAGCTGGTTCAGTGGGCGCTGCCAacggtggcaacaacaagaaagatGCATCCAGTGGCCGTCTCTTTCTGAAGAAGTTCCTCATGTTCAAGAACATGttcggcagcagcagtcaacCGGTGATCCCCATCATTATCACAAATCCTGGCACATCCTCCGCCACGCCCACATCACCCACCGTCACAGTGACCTCAACTGGCACGTTACCTTCGGCAACGGGCACAATCACAGCCACACCCTCATCCCCGACGAGCACTACACCCACCAGTCCCACCTCCACATCGACCGCTCGTCAGTATGGCGCTGATGATCAGGACGATGAGCTGGCCAACGATGATGGCGCTGACGATGGCAGCGATGGCGCCGCTGCTGGTGGCATTGCGATGGCTGCCAACGCTGAGCTCCTCGATGAGCAGGCCATGCAGGCGGCTTTGGCGGCCGGTGCCCAGGAGTACGAGGTGTTCACCAACGGCGATCAGGCGGACGAGAGCAAGGCCAGCCAGAGCAATCGCATCAATTTGCGTCGCAAGGGCGGACGTCGCGGTCAGGGACAGATGCTCAGTGTGCGCATTCCGCCACGCTATCGTCGCTACTTCAAGAACGGCCAGAAGGTGATGCTCAACACAAAGAGCCGACCCAACAAGCGTCGTGTGGTGAGGAAGCGTGTCCAGAACAAGAACAAGCGCATCAACAATCGTCGTCGCGGTggcaagaacaagaacaagaaggGCAAAGGCAAGggcaagaacaagaacaagaacaagcgTACACGCATTCCAGTTGCCTAA
- the LOC117567709 gene encoding uncharacterized protein LOC117567709, with the protein MSCSTLYCLSVAIFLLLDLNPSLAACGDRPLKQLRLRSSTSNGEESESDQQLPPIDLSHLSEQQLQQLMQQLNVADQFDEDNRGSSRPWKKVQRIIRRQLVRVPKRYLKKLLRQFGLARSVSVRSGVIQLLPQPEVPDVEPQPQLYYLIPLE; encoded by the coding sequence ATGAGCTGTTCTACACTTTACTGCCTGTCTGTGGCCATATTCTTGCTGCTGGATTTGAATCCAAGCTTGGCCGCCTGTGGCGATCGCCCGCTGAAACAGTTGCGTCTACGCAGCAGCACATCGAATGGCGAGGAATCCGAATCCGATCAGCAGCTGCCACCGATTGATCTCAGTCATCTGAGtgaacagcagctgcagcagctcatGCAACAGCTGAATGTTGCCGATCAATTCGATGAGGATAATCGTGGCAGCAGTCGGCCATGGAAGAAGGTTCAACGCATCATCCGGCGGCAGCTAGTTCGTGTTCCCAAGCGATATCTCAAGAAGTTGCTGCGACAATTTGGACTTGCCCGCAGCGTCAGCGTTCGCAGTGGAGTGATTcagctgctgccacagccAGAGGTGCCAGATGTggagccacagccacaactcTACTATTTAATACCATTGGAGTGA
- the LOC117567669 gene encoding ensconsin: MQCLPQLILALALCAVLAPSDTQAHGSSGYRLGLRPVGRGENVYPEGRFTSSIVNKFSSLKGTTTTTTAAADTTSPTTTTGTSTTTDTPTSDTTSPTTSSPTSSTSTGRSFGPGGELAADDDADDEEQHPLYNARAYDDDDDDDDDDEPIQDDGDNDVDSDDDDDDDEEGFYMVAGNAAAGNAAQPSAAAVAVSDSHPNLVRRPTEQQWRQFQLEQRNRRRMNRLQREHNQRIRELLRRQRVSQRRNTQRVQRIQQNNRRNSRRRNRRNKTRSKNQRLRRRRNNRERRRRQKSQRQRRRQRLNQRRRLRQLLRRRRRGRGRSLHRVLVA, from the exons ATGCAGTGCCTGCCACAATTGATATTGGCGCTGGCGCTTTGCGCTGTGCTCGCTCCATCCGATACCCAAG CCCATGGATCATCCGGCTATCGCTTGGGCCTGCGACCCGTTGGTCGTGGCGAGAATGTCTATCCCGAGGGTCGATTCACCTCGTCGATCGTGAACAAGTTCAGCTCGCTGAAGGGCaccacgacaacgacgacagcgGCAGCCGACACCACTTCGCCCACGACAACCACGGGCACATCGACAACCACTGATACACCGACATCGGACACCACATCGCCCACGACAAGCTCGCCAACGTCATCGACCTCAACGGGCAGAAGTTTCGGACCTGGCGGCGAACTTGCCGCCGACGATGATGCCGATGATGAGGAACAGCATCCGCTGTACAATGCTCGTGCCtacgacgatgatgacgatgacgatgatgatgatgagcccATCCAAGATGATGGCGACAACGATGTCGAcagcgacgatgacgatgatgacgacgaagAGGGCTTCTACATGGTCGCTggcaatgctgctgctggcaacgcTGCTCAACCGTCTGCCGCCGCCGTTGCCGTCAGTGATTCGCATCCCAACCTGGTGCGTCGTCCCACCGAACAGCAGTGGCGTCAATTCCAGCTGGAGCAGCGCAATCGTCGCCGCATGAATCGCCTCCAGCGTGAGCACAATCAGCGCATTCGCGAGCTGCTGCGTCGCCAGCGCGTCTCGCAGCGTCGCAACACGCAGCGTGTGCAACGCATCCAGCAGAACAATCGCCGCAACAGCCGCCGTCGCAATCGCCGCAACAAGACTCGCTCCAAGAACCAGCGTCTCCGTCGTCGCCGCAACAACCGTgagcgtcgtcgtcgccaaAAGTCACAGCGTCAGCGTCGCCGCCAACGCCTCAACCAGCGTCGTCGCCTCCGCCAGCTGCtgcgtcgccgtcgtcgtggACGTGGCCGCAGCCTGCACCGTGTGCTCGTTGCCTAA
- the LOC117567647 gene encoding histone H3.v1, whose product MEQSTESPIADMALIEDAPMVPKTPTEKPPLVAAAAKAASPEPSSEPQADEKSAQPHTVADFIIHPLIAFKPRQAALDELQAQGKQATPAGSGSTTSTSPGTWLFGMNPGQGLGSSFSTLAGSVSGWFNDRIAGAAQQLPSLPSLQSLTEVPVRETTTTTTTTVRPDIVVRVQQRPNRRRGNGNGNGNGNLNGNGNGNGNRNGNRNGNGNRNGNRIGNGNGNGNGNGNRGQRPNRFNNRLDSLESDEYDDDYYNGNRFDEEFDDDEQDEEEIVPNNDEDQSLEQADDEEDEQLSVEQQPLKRRRVTQAQTGLRRRPQSQPQLQSHSQRRQHPQQTRRGPQPLAVLQQAEEEDDEEEADDAEQQPEQEVDDDEEEAEESDENFTPVIYSQSSRKSQGQAGFIQNSQQNLINQLRRFTFGQTPGELGNKLRKSSSQSQSNQSPTRNGGRRPQQATLLVNRNGQTVYVAPELLELTPGYPYGYAPAPVKKQQSQRVPASPYPQPPLTVPVRRKGRPTQYITIPWSQLGLTPPDRQTVVSLTEGIQSQPLILNIPESAITTLPVRGATAGSNAQKKKKRPTLTASAVPLLADASLMDIFQPPQIPPSRTGASSSSSSTSSGAATKPKPKPVLIAAKPVQAGGLLPTRIRPGTIVEKAPAVESTEKQPQAAVTQTEQQPMKETSEAMETAAVAPAAANVEQPMETPAAGQTQPEQEYIIVGEDNEPGLSRHVQPVYGDARYVSYGDFHPYFDLIHQNRRFALRKVGRALQEDGEASAPIVAV is encoded by the exons ATGGAACAGTCAACGGAATCACCCATTGCCGACATGGCGCTGATTG AGGATGCCCCCATGGTGCCCAAGACGCCCACCGAGAAGCCACCGCTAGTGGCAGCGGCCGCCAAGGCAGCCAGCCCAGAGCCCAGCTCGGAGCCGCAGGCTGATGAGAAATCCGCTCAACCGCATACAGTTGCCGATTTCATCATCCATCCGCTGATCGCGTTCAAGCCCCGTCAGGCGGCACTCGATGAGCTCCAGGCTCAGGGCAAACAGGCAACGCCAGCCGGCTCGGGTAGCACCACTTCCACATCGCCCGGCACTTGGCTGTTCGGCATGAATCCTGGCCAGGGTTTGGGTTCGTCTTTCTCCACGCTGGCTGGCTCTGTGTCCGGCTGGTTCAACGATCGCATCGCTGGCGCCGCTCAACAGCTGCCCAGTCTTCCCAGCTTGCAGAGTTTGACGGAAGTCCCGGTCCGTGAGACGACCACCACAACTACCACCACCGTCCGTCCCGACATCGTGGTGCGTGTCCAGCAGCGTCCCAACAGAAGGCGtggcaatggaaatggcaacggcaatggcaacttgaatggcaatggcaatggcaacggtaATCGTAATGGCAAccgcaacggcaacggcaaccgCAATGGCAACCGCATTGGTAATGGCAATGgtaatggcaatggcaacggaaATCGTGGCCAGCGTCCAAATCGCTTCAACAATCGCCTCGATTCCCTGGAGTCGGATGAGTACGACGATGATTACTACAATGGCAATCGTTTCGACGAGGAGttcgatgatgatgaacaGGACGAGGAGGAGATTGTGCCCAACAACGATGAGGATCAATCGCTCGAGCAGGCTGACGATGAGGAGGACGAGCAACTGTCCGTTGAACAGCAGCCATTGAAGCGTCGTCGCGTTACCCAAGCTCAGACAGGACTGCGCCGCAGACCACAATCTCAACCCCAATTGCAATCGCACTCGCAGCGTCGCCAGCACCCACAGCAGACACGACGTGGACCCCAGCCGTTGGCTGTGCTGCAGCAGGCCGAGGAGGAGGACGACGAAGAGGAGGCCGATGATGCCGAACAGCAGCCGGAACAGGAGGTCGACGATGACGAGGAAGAGGCAGAGGAAAGTGATGAGAACTTCACGCCCGTCATCTACTCGCAATCCTCCCGCAAGTCCCAGGGACAAGCGGGTTTCATTCAGAACAGCCAACAGAACCTGATCAATCAACTGCGTCGTTTCACCTTCGGTCAGACACCCGGTGAACTGGGCAACAAGTTGCGCAAGTCCTCCAGCCAGTCGCAGAGCAATCAGAGTCCGACGCGCAACGGCGGCCGTCGTCCCCAGCAGGCAACGCTGCTGGTGAACCGCAACGGTCAGACCGTGTATGTGGCACCCGAGCTGCTCGAGCTGACACCCGGCTATCCCTATGGCTATGCGCCCGCTCCCGTTAAGAAGCAACAATCGCAGCGTGTGCCCGCCAGTCCCTATCCTCAGCCACCTTTGACGGTGCCCGTGCGTCGCAAGGGACGTCCCACCCAATACATTACCATACCCTGGAGCCAGCTGGGTCTGACGCCACCTGATCGCCAAACTGTCGTCTCACTCACCGAGGGCATTCAATCGCAACCGCTTATTCTCAACATTCCCGAGAGCGCCATCACCACGCTGCCCGTGCGTGGTGCCACCGCCGGCTCCAATGctcagaagaagaagaagcgtcCCACATTGACTGCCTCGGCTGTGCCTCTGCTTGCCGATGCCTCGCTCATGGACATCTTCCAGCCACCCCAGATCCCACCATCGCGCACCGGCGCCAGCTCAAGCTCCAGTTCTACATCCAGCGGAGCTGCAACTAAGCCCAAGCCTAAGCCAGTGTTGATTGCCGCCAAGCCCGTGCAAGCTGGCGGTCTGCTGCCCACACGCATTCGTCCCGGCACCATTGTGGAGAAAGCTCCCGCCGTGGAAAGCACCGAGAAGCAGCCACAAGCGGCAGTTACACAAACCGAACAGCAACCCATGAAGGAGACAAGCGAGGCCATGGAAACGGCTGCTGTGGCTCCAGCTGCCGCCAATGTGGAGCAGCCAATGGAGACGCCAGCGGCTGGTCAGACACAGCCCGAGCAGGAGTATATCATTGTCGGTGAGGACAATGAGCCGGGACTGTCGCGTCATGTGCAGCCCGTCTATGGCGATGCTCGCTATGTATCGTATGGCGATTTTCATCCATACTTCGATCTGATCCATCAGAATCGTCGCTTTGCCCTGCGCAAGGTGGGACGCGCCCTCCAAGAGGATGGCGAAGCGTCCGCGCCCATTGTCGCAGTCTAG